A segment of the Cenarchaeum symbiosum A genome:
ACTATAAGCAGACAGTACCGTGCACGAGTAGTGATGCTGAGATAGTTGTTGTGGGATTTAATTATTCTGAAAAGGTTCTGTATGCTTTGCTGTAGTTGTGGCTCCAAGAAGTTAATCATCCCGGAACTGATCATACTGTCATAGAAATCATGATTAAATGCCATGGGCATCTTCCCAACCTCTAATACTCGGCCCAGAGGTTGCGGGCATGCCGGTGTGTGATGCCCAATCATTCTGCCACCCCCGATGCAGGCTGACCCTTCCGGCGCTGGCGTATGGGGTGCCTGATCCCGGAATCTGTAAGGTGCTGGTCCCTCATGCCGGGCGGTCCGTAGAGGGGGCACAAATCCTCTTTCCCACGCCTCGGCGGGGGGGACAAGATTTCGGGATACTACACATTAGAATTCGCATGCAACATTTTAAATAACATGTCCGGTATGTAATGATATGGCTGAAGAACAGAAAAAGAAAGTGGAAATCAAAGAAGGATTTGCCTCTACCGGCAGCTTTCCCATGCCTGAACCCCTTTCCTATCTTAACGTAAAAACGCGCAAACCTAAGTCAACTGCTAAGCAGCCTTAACATATTTTTCTAATTTTTTCATTATGTCTGGAATTTTATCCCTCAGTGCATCTTCCGCATCGTTCATCCATTCATAATATCTCTGATTCTGTTCCTTTATAACGGACAACTCTTTGACACTATAAGCAGACAGTATCGGTGCACGAGTGGTAATGTCGAGATATTTGTTGTGCAATTTAATTATCCTGAAAATGTTTTGTATACTTTGTTGTAGCTGTGGGTCCAAGAAATTAATTATTCCGGAACTGATCATACTGTCATAGAAATCATGGTTAAATAACATATTTATAAAGTGGACCGTCTTTTTCTTACCATTCGAATCCAGTATCTCCATTTCTTTACGACTGATTGAGTCTTTTTTACCTTTTATGGTCTGTAAAGTATCAGCTATCTCGAAATATAGATTTTCAGAAGCTCTGGATCTATCGGCATCCCTTTCTGCTATATATTTATCTTCAGCAGCCTTCTTTTCTCTGGAATATTTATCTTCAGCAGCCTTCTTTTCTCTGAAATACTTGGTTGCGGTCAGTGTTAAGACTATGATTGCAGCAATGTAAGAGATGTCCTCCAATGGATCACTTATGAAATTGGCGTAAAAATTTTCAAGTATATCCATAATATAAGTAAGGTATGGGTATGTTTTAAACATAACGAATGGACACTAAGAGATTGGATGGGTGCCCTGAAACAAAACATGCGCAAAGACCAGGCGCCGCGGCAACGCACGAAACCGCGTTTTTAATAAAAAAATACTGTCCTATTTTGCCTTGGAAAGCCTGCTCTCGACCTCGTCCCAGTTTATTACGTTCCACCAGGCCGATATATAATCGGGCCTCTTGTTCTGGTACTTGAGATAGTATGCATGCTCCCACACGTCGCAGCCAAGCAGCGGAACCAGCTTTTCAGTCCTGGGGCTGGTCTGGTTGGGCATGGCCTTGTACTCTACCTTGCTGCTTGACGGGTTGTATACGAGCCACCCCCACCCGCTGCCCTGTATCACGGCAGTGGTGGACGAGAACTTTTCCTTAAAGTCTGCAAAGCTTCCAAAGGACGAGTTGATGGCGTCGGCAACAGCCCCGCCGGGTTCCCCGCCCCCGTTTGGCTTCATGTTGTTCCAGAATAGCCTGTGGTTGTCGTAACCGCCTGCATTGAAGTTGATTGCCTTGCGCTGCGCCTCGGGCACCTGGCCTATGTTGGCCAGGATCTCGGTGACGTCCTTGCCCTGTATATCCGCGGGGCAGTCCTTTAGCGCCGCGTTGAGCTTGGTAGTATACGTCTGGTGGTGCTTTGTATGGTGTATCTCCATGGTGCGCGCGTCTATGTGCGGCTCCAGTGCGTCGTATGCATATGGCATCTCCGGAAGTGTGTATTCTCCCATGTACCCGCCCCCTATTCCATGCAATTTATTACTTTAGGCACGGCCGAGATCGGGTACTGTTCAGGGCGCGGACGGGCCCGCCCTCTGGATCTCGTCGGGCGTCTCTTTGAACTTTTCAAAGTTCTCGGCAAACATGCGGGCAAGATCCCTGGCGGCCGCGTCATAGGCCTCCCCGTCCTCCCACTGCCTTCTAGGGTCGAGGATCCCCTGCGGCACGCCGGGGCACTCTACAGGCACGTCAAGGTTGAAGAGACCGTCATGCCTGTACTCGACGCCGCTCAGGGCGCCGGTCAGCACGGCGGTCACCATGGCCCTGCTGTACTTTATCTTTATGCGCCTGCCGACCCCGTACGGCCCGCCGGACCAGCCGGTGTTAATCAGGTAGACTGCCGCGTCGTGCTTGCCTATCTTTTCGCCGAGCATCCTTGCGTATACTGCCGCGGGCCTTGGCATGAACGGCGCCGCAAAGCATTCCGAGAACACGGCCTGCGGCTCCTTTATCCCCCTTTCTGTGCCCGTCAGCTTGCTCGTATACCCCGACATGAAATGGTACATCGCGCCCTCTTTTGTAAGCCTCGAGACCGGCGGCAGGACCCCCATTGCATCTGCAGTAAGAAACACCACCACCTTTGGGTTGGTCCCCATGCTGGGTATGACCGCCCCTGGTATGTATTCCAGCGGGTATGCAGCCCTCGTATTCTCAGTTAGGCTGCCGTCATCAAAGTTCGGCCTGCTAGTCTCGCCGTCTACCACCACGTTTTCCAGCACGGCCCCCGACTTTACTGCATTCCATATCTGCGGCTCGGCCTCTTCGCTCAAGTTTATGCACTTTGCATAGCATCCTCCTTCAAAGTTGAACGAGCCCTTTTCGGACCATCCATGCTCGTCGTCTCCTAT
Coding sequences within it:
- a CDS encoding superoxide dismutase (COG0605) → MGEYTLPEMPYAYDALEPHIDARTMEIHHTKHHQTYTTKLNAALKDCPADIQGKDVTEILANIGQVPEAQRKAINFNAGGYDNHRLFWNNMKPNGGGEPGGAVADAINSSFGSFADFKEKFSSTTAVIQGSGWGWLVYNPSSSKVEYKAMPNQTSPRTEKLVPLLGCDVWEHAYYLKYQNKRPDYISAWWNVINWDEVESRLSKAK
- a CDS encoding phosphoenolpyruvate carboxykinase (ATP) (COG1866), with the translated sequence MPHGGITYLDGQVEARLLSQLQATGMLPGRAHRNLEPQELIRIAVEKGDGVVTSTGSLSVRTGKYTGRSPGDRYIVYDGTTRDTVDWGKVNHKFDPGRFAEIFERMKGFVKGKELYVFDGFVGADPENRIAVRVINDHAWQSLFARQLFIRPSPEELEAHKPEFTILCVNDFEAVPERDGTNSNVFIVIDLTRKTVLIGGTRYAGEIKKSMFSVMNYVLPAKGVLPMHCSANIGRGGDTALFFGLSGTGKTTLSADPDRMLIGDDEHGWSEKGSFNFEGGCYAKCINLSEEAEPQIWNAVKSGAVLENVVVDGETSRPNFDDGSLTENTRAAYPLEYIPGAVIPSMGTNPKVVVFLTADAMGVLPPVSRLTKEGAMYHFMSGYTSKLTGTERGIKEPQAVFSECFAAPFMPRPAAVYARMLGEKIGKHDAAVYLINTGWSGGPYGVGRRIKIKYSRAMVTAVLTGALSGVEYRHDGLFNLDVPVECPGVPQGILDPRRQWEDGEAYDAAARDLARMFAENFEKFKETPDEIQRAGPSAP